In Deltaproteobacteria bacterium, the sequence CACCACATCGTCTTCGCAGTAGTTTACTTTACCGAGCTGGTCCTCGAAGCCTGGGTAACAAGTCACCCGAACACCTGCCAACACTTTGGCCTCAGCCAGTACAATGGGCGCCGCACAGATAGCGGCTACAATACCGCCTCGTGCCTTCTGGGTACGTAGCAGTTGAAGAGCCAAGGGTGTATCTCGAAGGTTGTGACTGCCTGGTAATCCACCGGGGCAAATCACTGCATCCCACTGGTTTTCCAGAGCCTCTTCCACACCCATAGATGCAAAAAAATCAAGGCCGTGAGCACCTTGAACATGCTGAGCACTGGCGGCTACCAGTTCAACATAAACGTCTGCACGGCGTAGAACGTCGATTACCGTGACCGCTTCAATTTCCTCAAAGCCTTCAGCCAAAACTACACAGGCACGCGCCATGAGACACCTCCAGATAGCACTTACTCAAATACAGAATGAGTAGGATGAGATCTTAACTAAAGATTAGCTGATAACGGACAATCGAACCAGGAATGAAGCAAACGAGGCTAGACTACTCAGAACCAAAAGTTACGCTGGTTTCACGATTCTGTAGTAAAATCGCAGTGGCGACCGAGCCTCCTACCAGCGCTGCTGCACCAGTCCAGACCCACCATTTCTTGTACCAAGGCTTGAGGCTGTCTTCATCCACAAGCTCCACTTGAAGCAAGGTTGTTTCCCGGTGGTTTATCACCACATCCTGATTGAAGAGCAAAAAGCCCGGCTTTTTAACCTGGACGCGGTGCCGCCCAATCGGGATCTTAGGATAGAGTTCAACCGGGGTCGCGCCAACTTCAATGTTATCTAGGTGCACAACAGCTTCATCCTGATTGGCCAGGACTTGAAGCTGACCCATGTATTGGTCGGCGCCACTGCCCTCGATAAGCCGCGCTAGATAAGGTCGGCACAGCTCCACCAAACCCCGCGGGTCGCCCTTCCAGGATGCCGCTTGCCGCGCTATGACGATGCCATTGACGAGGTCCACCAGCTCCAGCGTGAAGACCAAGTCTTCTCCAATTTTGGCGATGCGTGCAGTGACCATTTTCTCGGCGGATGAAAGCTTTCCAAGGTCCATCAGGCAAGAGGGATCGGTGCAACCAAGCTGTTGAGCTTCCACCACTTGCCCAACCATCATTCGCATATCGCCTCGAGAGATAACGTCGAATCTACCGCGGCTTCTGGCCGCAAGCTCCGCTGCAAGTACAGACGACATCGATTCCCCAATCAAGGGATCAAGCTCAGGTGCAGTGACCTCAACATCCATCACCGCAAGCTTAAATTTATCAGCGGACTCAATCCAAGCTGGCTCAGCCACAATCACTTCCGGTAGCGGAACCACGGGTTTTGCCTCAGCCGAGTCGTCTTCTACTTGAGTCGGTTGAGGCGCAGGTTGTTCAACTTGAGACTCCATGGCTGGTTGAGCCGGTTCGGATGGGGACTCGGCTTTACCGGGTTCTGCCATAGCTGAAGCTTTAGGGGCTGGAGCAGCGACGGCTGCGGCCTGAGGCTCTTCTTCCTTGGGCGGCGTTGGCATTAGCGGCGTTGAGGGCGCCTCGACACTCGGCTCGGGCTGTGTCTCAATTTCAGGCGTAAGATCAGGTGTTGGTGTTGGTTCAGGTTTAGGTGGTTGCGGTGTGCTCAATTTACAAATTCTAGGAATACGTTGCTGATGAATCCAACCTTTGCCGGTTGAGCCTTCAAATAAAAATCGTTTGCCTTGAACGTGAAATCTCACAATTTCAAATGATGCACCCTTTTCGATACGAATTTTCTCACCCGTGCCCCGTGCTGTGCCCCGCACATTCACCGATTTTTTTAGCTTACAGATTTTGCCAACGGACTCCTGCGAAGCCTCTGCATGAACACAGAAGATAAGTAGCCCCGCGACCATCGCGATAATTTGCGTGCTCTTCAAAATCATAACGTTCCAAAACCAGCTCAGATCTTATACTTCACCCTGCATTGACAATTCTTGCAAATTATCGAAGGTAAACCAAGCACTTACACCTCACCCATCAAGACCAATCAATCTACCTTGTGGTTTATTTAAACTCAGGTTTCACCGTTGTCGTTTTGCCGCGACGTGTTAAACCTTCGTTACAGCTATTGGTTATACCAATGAAAACTGACCCCAAAGCCGAGGAAATTGCCCATGCCTAAGCTCAAGAGATTGCTGCCAATCTGCTTTATTCTGTTCTCAACCGCCTGCGCTGAAGAAAAATTGATGGGAGTCATCGACGCTCCACCTATGATTTCTGACGTTGGCGGCGTGATTACTGACGAGGATGTTCCTACCGCGCCCATCGCGTTTACCGTCACAGATGAAGAAATGACGTTTCGCGAACTGGATATGACGATCTCCGCGGAAGATACGGCACTGGTTCCTGAGGACGGACTGGCACTTGAGCAAGAGGATAATAACTACACTCTCGTCATTACACCGGGGCTCAACCTTTTCGGAGAGACGCCGGTCACCATCACCGTAGCCGACTCCGCCGGCCAGACAACCACACTCACCTTCGACCTCACGGTGCTTCCCGTAAACGATGCTCCCGTAGCGGACGACCAAGCCGTGGATATGCTTGGCAATACCACCGAAGACATCGTGCTCACAGCAAGCGATGTAGAAGATGACCCACTTACCTTTGAAATCGTGGCGGCCCCCGTCCACGGCACGCTGGAAGGCACACCGCCAAACGTTATCTATGTGCCCAATCAGGACATCACCGTAACTGACAGCTTCACCTTTGTAGCCAACGATGGTGAATTGAACTCTGAAGAAGCCACCGTAACCATCAATGTGGAAGCCGTGAACAGCATCCCCACTCTCATCGACGACACCTACACAACTGTGGGTGGATGCGCCGTCACCACCTTCTTTGACGACGGTGTTTTGTCTAACGACTCAGACGAAGATGGCGATATACTAACAGTGGCAATTGTAGATGAGCCTGAGCACGGTACGGTGATTCTCAACGAAGACGGTTCATTTAGCTACACACCAAATATTCCACTTCACCAAACAGACTCCTTTACCTACAGCGCCACCGATGGGTTGGTGGAATCTGAACCAGCGACTGTAACCATTACTGTTGATTCAGACGGCATTCTGGTTACCGTGGAAGAAGATGGTTTTAACGACGATGGGTTTTGCTCACTGCGCGAAGCCATTCAAGCGGCCAACACCAATGAAGCCGTAGATGGCTGCATGGCCGGAACCGACGAAGACCGAATCCTTTTCGGTATTGCAATGGGCCATTTCGAACTCACCACACTGGGTGCAAACCAAGACACCAATGCTACTGGCGACCTCGACGTCATGGGCGATGTGACTATCATTGGCTGTGGCCATGGCGAAACCATCCTTGACGGCAAAACCAACGACCGCGTGTTCGATGTGTTCGATTCGGACGTTGTG encodes:
- a CDS encoding DJ-1/PfpI family protein, with protein sequence MARACVVLAEGFEEIEAVTVIDVLRRADVYVELVAASAQHVQGAHGLDFFASMGVEEALENQWDAVICPGGLPGSHNLRDTPLALQLLRTQKARGGIVAAICAAPIVLAEAKVLAGVRVTCYPGFEDQLGKVNYCEDDVVDDNDVITSRGVGTALKFALKLVERICSPEKAKELAEQMLVPV
- a CDS encoding PEGA domain-containing protein; translation: MILKSTQIIAMVAGLLIFCVHAEASQESVGKICKLKKSVNVRGTARGTGEKIRIEKGASFEIVRFHVQGKRFLFEGSTGKGWIHQQRIPRICKLSTPQPPKPEPTPTPDLTPEIETQPEPSVEAPSTPLMPTPPKEEEPQAAAVAAPAPKASAMAEPGKAESPSEPAQPAMESQVEQPAPQPTQVEDDSAEAKPVVPLPEVIVAEPAWIESADKFKLAVMDVEVTAPELDPLIGESMSSVLAAELAARSRGRFDVISRGDMRMMVGQVVEAQQLGCTDPSCLMDLGKLSSAEKMVTARIAKIGEDLVFTLELVDLVNGIVIARQAASWKGDPRGLVELCRPYLARLIEGSGADQYMGQLQVLANQDEAVVHLDNIEVGATPVELYPKIPIGRHRVQVKKPGFLLFNQDVVINHRETTLLQVELVDEDSLKPWYKKWWVWTGAAALVGGSVATAILLQNRETSVTFGSE
- a CDS encoding tandem-95 repeat protein, coding for MPKLKRLLPICFILFSTACAEEKLMGVIDAPPMISDVGGVITDEDVPTAPIAFTVTDEEMTFRELDMTISAEDTALVPEDGLALEQEDNNYTLVITPGLNLFGETPVTITVADSAGQTTTLTFDLTVLPVNDAPVADDQAVDMLGNTTEDIVLTASDVEDDPLTFEIVAAPVHGTLEGTPPNVIYVPNQDITVTDSFTFVANDGELNSEEATVTINVEAVNSIPTLIDDTYTTVGGCAVTTFFDDGVLSNDSDEDGDILTVAIVDEPEHGTVILNEDGSFSYTPNIPLHQTDSFTYSATDGLVESEPATVTITVDSDGILVTVEEDGFNDDGFCSLREAIQAANTNEAVDGCMAGTDEDRILFGIAMGHFELTTLGANQDTNATGDLDVMGDVTIIGCGHGETILDGKTNDRVFDVFDSDVVIENLTITSGVVTTDFGGAIRNNGNLTLRGVNIANNQSNGVAGADGLMPGGGGGGGGAGGFGGGIYNLNGTLTVEPGTLGCFFSDNSAIGGRGGNG